Within the Verrucomicrobiia bacterium genome, the region TTATCGTTTATGCGGCTATTTCCGTTGGCTGGCTTGGATTGCAGGCTTTGGGCATGGTTGTCGAACCCGATTATCGGCAGATGTCCGGCATAGATCCTGAAGCGGCTGAGATGGCCAAACAGATGAGAGGACCCATGATGGTGGGGATGCTGGGGGGCGGTGTGGTGTCTGTAATCCTCATTTTTCTGGGAGCATTCCGGATGTTAAACCTCAAAAACTACGGTTTGGCCATGACCGGCGCGATCGCTGCTTTTCTTCCCTGCATCTGTCCTTGTTGTTTGCTGGGTATTCCCTTAGGGATTTGGGCGTTAGTCGTCTTAAATAATGCCGATGTTAAGAATCACTTCGATTGATGGGGTTGAAGAGAAATCAGATCCAGGTACTGAAAAATTTTGCATTTTCCGAAACGCTATCCCACTCTTCCACGCGCATGGCGATGACGCAACCACTCGCGTTTGTCCTTTACGAAAGCCTCCTGCCCGGCAGCCAACTGGCGAACCGGATGCGGGATCTCGGCTATCGTGTATCCACGGTTCCAGACGCCATGCAGCTCGTCGCGCAGGCTGAGGCTGAAAAACCCATGGTGCTGGTGACGGAGTTGTTCAATTCTGGGGTGGATATCTGCACGCTCTTGCGTGAGTTGAAACAGAATCCAGGCACCTCGCACATCCCGGTGCTGGCCTATTTCTCGGTCAAAAACAAAGATCTGCAGAACAGTGCCGTGCAAGCAGGAGCCAATCTCGTAGCGGGTGATGCAGCCTTGCTGGGGCAATTACCACGTTTGCTGGAACAAGTCCTTGAAGTGGAGTAGAGATTTCTTCGTCCGAATTTATTATGAGTCTTCCTGAAGTGAAATTGTCCATGGGCATCCACGTGATGCACTTGTTCTATAATATTGATCGCGTGCGTTGGAGCAGCTTGGGCGGAGCGGAGAGCAAGGCGGCGCTGGCACGCGTGGAAGCCCTAGTGGCGGCGAACAGTAACGCCTGCCAGCCGAAGATCACCACCTATGCCACGGTGGGTGGCAAGGCGGATATCGCATTCGTCCTCTATGCAGCGGATGGCGGCAAGCTGGCGCAGATGCATCGGGAGCTGGAAGCGGCGTTTCCTCCGGGAACGCTGATACGGGTTTACCATTACCTCAGCATCACTGAGCTTTCGGAATACGCCTCCACGGAGGAAGATTACAAGCAGATGCTTATTCGGGGCGAGAAACTCGAGCCTGGGACTGAAGTCTTCAACAAGCGTTTCGCCGAGATGCTGGAGAAGAAGAAGGAGTATGAGTTTTATCGCCTGAATCCGGAATTACAGGATTGGGAGCTGATGTCGTTTTACCCGATGAGCAAGCGTCGTGAGGGGAATGACAACTGGTATAGTCTGGACATGGACGCGCGAAAGAAACTCATGGGTGGTCATGCCCGTGTTGGTCGCAAATATGGTGGTCGCATCAGCCAGCTCATCACGTCTTCTACGGGCTTGGATGAGTGGGAATGGGGTGTGACTTTGGTGGCTCATCAGATGGATGCCTTGCGGGATATTGTCTACGAGATGCGTTTTGATGAAGTGAGCGCCCGATATGGTGAATTTGGGCCGTTTTACATCAATTTACGCCTGAACGCGGCCGATATTTGGGAGCATCTGAAGCTCTAAAAGTGGACATTTAGGGTGGGGATAGCCATTTCTGCCTATTAGCGGGTCTCAACTTGACGATTTTTGGACACGGGAGCTAAATCGTCCCAGTTCGCCATCAGTTTTTTTATGCCTGCTAGATTAGCATTTGAGCGCAAGCACGAGGATATGCTTGCGCTTTTGTTTTTTCGGGCAGGGACTGGGCGGACCAACGCAGGAGATGCTGTATGGCAAGTGGCAAAGTAAAGTGGTTCGATAACAAAAAGGGCTATGGCTTCATCGCACAGGATACGGGTGAAGACATCTTCGTTCATCACACCTCCATCACGGGTCAGGGTTACAAGACCTTGAACGAAGGTGAGCAGGTGGACTACGAGGTAGTCCAGGGCGTGAAGGGCTTAAAAGCCCAGAACGTCCAGCGCGCCCAAGCGTAAGCTTGGGTTTGATCGGGCGGCTTACACGGATGCCAAAGCAGTGATTTGCTTTGGCATCCGGGCCAAACGGGCTATCGTCACGTGATGACGCCGTCGGTGAGCCAGTTTGTCCACAGTCTCTACGTGCATGTGCCATTTTGTGCGCATAAGTGCGAATACTGTGCTTTTTTCTCTGAATCCGCCCAAGGTGAGCTCATTAACCGGTATGTTTCCGCTCTCGTGCTGGAGTTGGAACTGGTTGCATCAGAGCTACGTCCGAAAACTGTTTTCTTCGGTGGTGGCACTCCGTCCCTCCTGAATCTCCGCCAATGGGAGACCGTCCTTAAAGCTTTTGAGCGACTCAATCTTCTAGGTGCAGCAGAGTGGACGGTTGAGTGCAATCCTGCGACCGTTTCCCTCGATAAAGCCAAGCTGCTCCGTGATTACGGCGTGAACCGTATCTCCATGGGGGTGCAATCGTTGGATGAACATTTGCTGGAGCGATTAGGGCGGGTTCATAGCCGGGAGATGGTCTTCAAGTCCTACGATATCTTGCGTCAGGCCGGCTTCGATAACATCAATCTGGACCTGATGTTCGCCATTCCCACCCAGACGATGGCGATTTGGCAGAAGACGCTGCAGGAGACCATTGCCTTGGGTAGTGAACACCTTTCCTGCTACGAGGTCATCTATGAGGAGGATACCCCATTGTTTGAGCAGCTAAAAGCTGGTGAATTCGATGTGGATGAAGAACT harbors:
- a CDS encoding cold-shock protein; protein product: MASGKVKWFDNKKGYGFIAQDTGEDIFVHHTSITGQGYKTLNEGEQVDYEVVQGVKGLKAQNVQRAQA
- a CDS encoding response regulator; amino-acid sequence: MAMTQPLAFVLYESLLPGSQLANRMRDLGYRVSTVPDAMQLVAQAEAEKPMVLVTELFNSGVDICTLLRELKQNPGTSHIPVLAYFSVKNKDLQNSAVQAGANLVAGDAALLGQLPRLLEQVLEVE
- a CDS encoding chlorite dismutase family protein, with protein sequence MSLPEVKLSMGIHVMHLFYNIDRVRWSSLGGAESKAALARVEALVAANSNACQPKITTYATVGGKADIAFVLYAADGGKLAQMHRELEAAFPPGTLIRVYHYLSITELSEYASTEEDYKQMLIRGEKLEPGTEVFNKRFAEMLEKKKEYEFYRLNPELQDWELMSFYPMSKRREGNDNWYSLDMDARKKLMGGHARVGRKYGGRISQLITSSTGLDEWEWGVTLVAHQMDALRDIVYEMRFDEVSARYGEFGPFYINLRLNAADIWEHLKL
- a CDS encoding DUF4339 domain-containing protein, which translates into the protein MEWYYAEDKQQKGPVNAEQFAELVRTGIVKSETLVWREGMTNWQPYGQVVANVSGQIPPPPSAVAPAPSVITPAFKAIDGGRERALSMVKAPAIALIVYAAISVGWLGLQALGMVVEPDYRQMSGIDPEAAEMAKQMRGPMMVGMLGGGVVSVILIFLGAFRMLNLKNYGLAMTGAIAAFLPCICPCCLLGIPLGIWALVVLNNADVKNHFD
- the hemW gene encoding radical SAM family heme chaperone HemW, whose product is MTPSVSQFVHSLYVHVPFCAHKCEYCAFFSESAQGELINRYVSALVLELELVASELRPKTVFFGGGTPSLLNLRQWETVLKAFERLNLLGAAEWTVECNPATVSLDKAKLLRDYGVNRISMGVQSLDEHLLERLGRVHSREMVFKSYDILRQAGFDNINLDLMFAIPTQTMAIWQKTLQETIALGSEHLSCYEVIYEEDTPLFEQLKAGEFDVDEELAAAMYEELRQYSGEQGYVQYEVANFARNWRAQGEMPERIQKLAEIDSGVPGAGDPLIPLYACRHNIAYWRGLDYHGLGPSATGFVHGVRTKNWANTQLYCDQLEKGQRAFESKEELQGMRRASETAAFGLRMTAGWPLDEFKLRTQKDLPADWAREIDQLVKLGYAQLEQNRFRLTPTGLRYADWAAELFLR